Genomic segment of Chloroflexota bacterium:
GTCAGCCAGAGCATGAGCGCGTTGATGACGAGGGTGAACACGCCCAGCGTGGCCATGCGCAGCGGGCAGGTCAGCACCTTGAGCACGGGGCGGATGAGGGCGTTCACGATGCCGAAGATCAGGGCGACGATGACGAGGGTTTCCACGCTGGTGTCGGCGTGGATGCCCGGCACCAGCCGGGTCGCCGCCCACAGCGCTGCGGCGTTGATGACGAGGCGGATGATCAAACGATTCACGGTGACCTCCCGAAGGTACAGCGATGCTTCCTGGCGATGTGGCGCCGACTAGTCGTCCGTCGTTTGTTGTGCTCTCGTGACGGGGTGCGGCCAGAGGATGGCCTGGGAGCCGTCCTCACGATGGGGAGACGGCCCCATGTCGGTTGCTCGTCCCGTCGGCAGGGGGGATTCGACGATTGTGGGTGTCTCGGGCTCCCCGTCAGGATGACCCCGAGGCTCCTCGATCAAGAACAGCCCCGTCAGCGCTGCCAGCATCGCCACGATCCCGCAGAAGAGGAAGACGCTCCGGATGCCGATGACGTCGCCGGCCACCCCCGCGGCCCCCATGGAGAGCAGGTTGGCCACGGTGACGGTGGTCCCGAGGGCCGCGTTCACACGGCCCAGGCGCGCATTGGAGACGCTCATCTGGATCAGGGTCGTGCCTGCCGCCTGCGCGGGCGGGATGAAGAACCCCACCGCGAACATGGCGATCAGGATAAGCGTGAAGGAGGGGGCCAGCCCCACGGCCAGGATCCCGATCCCGATCGCGGCGATGCTGCCCGCCATCATCCGGCCCTTGCGGAGCCGGCCGGCCAGGTTGCCCACGGCCAGGCTGCCGATCAGCATCCCCACCCCCTGGATCGAGTCGATGATGCCCAGCCCCTTGGGCCCGATCCCGAAGTAGCGGTCCATATAGGGCACCCACAGCACGTTCACGGCGCCCAGGCCCAGCATCAGCACGGTGAGCATGGCCATCAGCCCCAGCACGGTGCGGTTGTGGATGCTGACCCACAGGCCCTCCCGCATCTCCTCCCACACGGCCGCCCAGCCTTTGGACGGCTGCGCCTTCTCCGGCCGAGGGGCTCGCTGGCTGGGGATGGTGGCGATGGCCAGCGCCGACACGGCGAAAGTGAGGGCGTTGATGATGAAGGCGATGTCCACGCCGTGGTATTCGATCAGGAACCCCGCCGCGGCCGGCCCCAGCAGCATGGCGGCGGTCTGGGCCGTCTGGGCCAGGGCGTTCGCGGCCAGCAGCTCGCCCGGGGAGACCAGGTTGGGGATGGTGGCGTCCCGGGCCGGGTTGAAGAAGCTGCCCATGGTGCCGTGCAGGAAGCCCACCAGGTAGTAGATCCACACCTGCTCGGGCCCGCGCACCAGCAGGCACAATAGGACCAGCCCGCCGCGCGTCAGGTCGCTGAGCAGCATGACCCAGCGGCGATCCCATCGATCCACGTAGACCCCGGCCACCATGCCGAAGAGGAGCTGGGGCAGGGAGAAGGAGATCGTCATCACGCTCATGGCCAGCGTGGAGCCGGTGAGCTGGTTGACGCTGATGAGCAGGGCCAGGAAGTAGAAATAGTTGCCGATGTGGGCGATGACCTGGCCCAGCCATAGGTTGCGGAAGTGGCGGTGGCGGAGAACGGAGGCGAAGTTCCCTCGCTGGCCGGTCATGGCGTCTCCGTTGCAGGCGTCATCGGTCGGCGCATGGTGACGAGGGTCCGATAGGCCTCGAAGCCGGCCGCTTGCAGGGCCTCAATGAGCTGTTGATGCTCCGTGTGGGCCTGGATGTGGATCTCCCACGCGGGGTAGCCGGCCAGGAGCTGTAGCGCCAGGGCGACCAAAGCGGGCTCGTATGTGCCCCAATGTGTCGGGTGCACCCATATCTCCAGCC
This window contains:
- a CDS encoding MFS transporter; amino-acid sequence: MTGQRGNFASVLRHRHFRNLWLGQVIAHIGNYFYFLALLISVNQLTGSTLAMSVMTISFSLPQLLFGMVAGVYVDRWDRRWVMLLSDLTRGGLVLLCLLVRGPEQVWIYYLVGFLHGTMGSFFNPARDATIPNLVSPGELLAANALAQTAQTAAMLLGPAAAGFLIEYHGVDIAFIINALTFAVSALAIATIPSQRAPRPEKAQPSKGWAAVWEEMREGLWVSIHNRTVLGLMAMLTVLMLGLGAVNVLWVPYMDRYFGIGPKGLGIIDSIQGVGMLIGSLAVGNLAGRLRKGRMMAGSIAAIGIGILAVGLAPSFTLILIAMFAVGFFIPPAQAAGTTLIQMSVSNARLGRVNAALGTTVTVANLLSMGAAGVAGDVIGIRSVFLFCGIVAMLAALTGLFLIEEPRGHPDGEPETPTIVESPLPTGRATDMGPSPHREDGSQAILWPHPVTRAQQTTDD
- a CDS encoding phage holin family protein translates to MNRLIIRLVINAAALWAATRLVPGIHADTSVETLVIVALIFGIVNALIRPVLKVLTCPLRMATLGVFTLVINALMLWLTSAIANRMGLEFSVDGFLSAFLGSLVVSAVSIVLTLFLREKKE